Within the Salvia hispanica cultivar TCC Black 2014 chromosome 4, UniMelb_Shisp_WGS_1.0, whole genome shotgun sequence genome, the region ccaattttggtacgttccatagtaatagagtcatttcattttttagtaaaagtcaacacatatTTCTACACCTAcgtactttactctctcttacttttttctctcttcatatctctacatttttcattattctccctttacttaacccacctaacacaatttttcttaatctccgcgccgaaaagaaacgcatccattactataaaacggagggagtactaattcatcacacacattttattaactttttcaactcaattttttttaacatatttcttataatttcCTAATAGTGGATGGATGAtgtattactccatatttaagGTAGTGTTATATAAACAACCAAATCCTAATGCATAACCAAATAATTAAggttatttttaaatcaatttagttcattacatataatgatatttttagatttttttgttcgtaaaatgatcttaaaatGACCTCCGTGAttttaatctcattttttcttatttaatctCTAGTCATTGAGATAATAACCCTTCATTAGtgtgctaactacaactaaatctCATATGTCAGATCTTTAGATATGCGGCCAAGATCAATCCATCGTGCAATGTCAACTCAAACAATGTCAACCAAGGATATTATTGGAAACTGAATTTTATTAGTCACGCctaacttttaaatttcatataactatctcgatttaaattatttttacaaaaaaaatatccaattaAAGTTTTATCAAATGCTATCATCCAAacagagttgtgatcaatgtagAACTAATTTTACAGATCGAACTATAGACCAAATTAGGGTAATTAGATCTAGTCTTTTGATAAGATTCGCTgatgtataaattatttgcTCTTCATTACAAcctcattttacttcattgtactaggtttattacttcattccggtACATAATATGAAACTACAATATGTTTTTACTTACTtcaagtaggttttgaaatgattcaacacaTGCTTCATTCGAATTTATCGAACTGAGTTTTTACTATATtcacttttaaaaatacaattcattccattagatttattacttcattattcaAAAACGTTATTACTTAATTGGAcaaggtttttacttcattctagtagtacttcaaatgcttctacacaaaCTTCATTCAAATAGTTTATTACATCATTCCATGTGCTTATTTCACCATTCAATTAGGCTATTATTCCATTTGTTGTCAGCGTCGTGGCGGCGGTGATAGGCATTGCAGAGAAAAAAAGGTACGTGATGGTGAAACCGTCAATATGtattagaatgaagtaatatattctggaatgaATTTAAATCCTCCTAATATGTTATGACTTATTTGCCCTGTAAATAAGCTCATGATGAAGGcgtaattatttatatatttacttatctcatccataaaaaattagatctaaaaactctaatttggTCTAGTTTTACGGTTCTATAATAAGAAATGGATTTGCATATAACGGGACTCCATCCAAACGTATACAATTGAAATCCCTTTAAAATCCTTATAAATTACctttattttgatatgttttgcataatatccatatatttattatttgaaaaataaattgagtaataggagtattttatttcaaaaatcagTTATATGTGAATTTAATGCCACAGATATAAATAGTTTTCCATGACGGCTAGTATTGTAATGGGTAGCCGAAAATTAGATCAATAATTGGGCCAATTAGTCCCATGTGACAGTCTATGTCGATTTCCTAATTTGCCAAACAAAACCATTTCTACGTGACgtgtttgatttttggttCATCGTTTCATGCATGTATCAGTTTGGTACTTTAGAATTAATCTCTACCGACGGAGTATTATTCAGTAATTTCAAGAACACTATTATTATGGGAATACTTCTAGTTATATTTCTCATCAGATCCACTAGTagtacatttataattttgacaCATATACTTTGTTCATCTCATTCAAAAAGACATATATGcaaaaagtatttaaatacttcctccatctcaGTTTAGGAGTAAGAATTAGTTATGGCATGGATTTTAGGAAATtggtagagtgtgtaataaatgaagtgagttgatGGAAAAGTGAGATGGTTtgactttttgatttttcatttttttgagtttatttttatgtagataatgacatttggatgtaattttgatgaataatagggtaaaattttatattcaaatatggaagattctaaatgtgacttcTAAACTGAGACAGACTTTTATGGCAcaatgtgactcttaaactgagacggagggagtattaatcaCTTGGCAATGACACTATTCacatttattatctttttctttatcattaattattcatgCGATATTGGCAGTTAATATAatggaactttcaaaaagttggattaTTTTCCATGAgctttaaaattgataaataatatcacgaactttacctgattttgttatttcccaccgGCAAAAATGTTATGGCAAGTAATATCATGATACAGATTTtttctcgacaacaacttCGAGAGCTTCAAGcttttcaatatttgaggatagtttttcttgaaatacaccctccaaaattgtttttcaatCCATTAATATAGCTAGAATTTTTTCGTTggtgaaaaataagaaactcaggtaaagttcgtgatattatttgccaatttttagggatgtcaatggagcccgcaacccgtgggctggcccgaatagcccgctaaatttatagggtcagggtcgaaaatttctagcccaataaaaataaaacccgataagcccgcacccgattaacccgcaacccgttaggaccagacccgaaaacccgatgggctggcccgataacccggtaaaatttatatttttcaatttttttactcctaattcgacacttcgttgactaattttatgacatagataactaaaaaaagataactttcaattttatggtaaatatataaattatatattgaatttttattaatataataattgttaaataaattaatctcactaaaagaatatttaaatttttaacatgaactaaaatttcacgaaatatcacaaatattagtattttatgattgagtttaagcacatatatcaaatttatcataattaaatattttatattttataaatataactaattttcatcatgatTTATTGGATTGTCCGAGCCTTAAccttatcggtagcaacccgattaacccgtcgagctagcccgaaacccgagcttttaggatTAGGGCCGAACTTTTACAACCcaaaagaaatcacaacccgacaagcccgcacccgattgacccgcaacccgagtAGGGTTGGACCGAAACCCGAGGGGCCGGCCCTATTGACATCCctaccaattttaaagttcatgggaaaaattCAACGTTTTAAAATTCCATGATATTAGGAGCTAATATCGCTttactatttcaattttcaaatactccatccgttccacaATAAAAGTTTGTTTTGCCATTTCGGCACGTCCCACAAGTCCCACAAGAAGagtttagattattttttatagagtAAAGGTcctttttggtccttaacatataaagattttttgattttggtccataacattatcttttgaattatttggtccttcacaaataaaaacggGTTACATTTGGTCCGAATTGGTTGGAAATGGTTAACTTTAATAGTCAACGAAAATTAATCGAATTTTGACCGgattaagttaataattaagttaagaataagttaaaaattacactGCCTGCCGGAACTAGTCCcctctcctccgccgccggagCCGGTCCCCTCTCTTCCACCGCCAGAGCCGGtgctgccgccgccgctggTATTACTAGTTCTGCTGCTTGATCCCATAAATTTCTTCTTCCACCAATCCCTCTCACCACCGCCCTTCCACCCCCGGCTTCGACGAAACTCTCCCActgccaccaccaccaccaccaacaaCAACAgttttcttccttctcttaGACAAACGCAAACGGAAACGCCATATTCAAAAAGAACCCCTTATACAACAGTTATCCTCGAAGCTCAATCGCCGCTCAATTTTTCTGCTCTCTTCCTTCTTCAATCCCGTCGCCGCTCCTCCTCGATCCGAACCGCCTTCGATTTGATTCTCCGCTCTGTGATGATGCTCGACTATATCCTTGAGCGAGAGCTCGTACGACGATTCCGGCATGTGCCTCACCATCTCCATGAGCTCCGACCGCCCTCTCGCGATCGCCTGAGCTCGCGAATCCGGCGAGAGAAGGGGGAGCGACGGACTAGGGCTCCTGTTCCTCCACAGAGGCGGCGAGATCGCACCGGAATCGTCGGTTTCCACTTTCCATGGCACGAATCGGCGCGAGTTGCACCTCGGAGTAGCGATTCCTGCGGCTATGATAAAGTTGCGGTTAGGATTTTGATGGGATTTTGGGATTTTGAGATGGTGGCGGAGGCGAGGAGACCAACTTCGGCGGAGAGTACCGGctccggcggcggaggggAGAGGACCGGTTCCggtagtgtaatttttaacttaatattaacttaattcttaacttaattattaacttaatcCGGTCAAAATTCGATTAATTTTCGTTGACTGTTAATGTGacccatttttatttgtgagagaccgaataattcaaaagataatgttttggaccaaaataaaaaaatctccatATGTAAAGGACGACCTTTAGTCTTTTTTATACATCCATATTACtctcatttatagtaaaaacaCCCTTATTTGGATTAATCTCTGCCGACAAGTGGTTGCTTATAAAGTTTTGTAACTAATGTTATTAACGCAAGCATCTCATGCTTCAGTCTATATATAGCCTAAATGCAAGAGCACTTATATTCACTCGCAGCAAATTCCAATCCCAACAAAAACAAGTGGAGTAAATATTTAAGGCAAAAAATGGGTGGTTTTGGAGAAGTTAAGGTAGTCTGTTTGGTGGTGATTGCagtggtggcggtggcggcCACAGCTCCTCATGCCGAAGCCGCCATCTCATGCGGGCAGGTAATGAGCAGTGTGTCCCCCTGCCTGCCCTACCTCCGAGGAAGCGGAGTGGTGGCGGCGCCTTGCTGCGACGGCGTGAGAAACTTGAACAAGGCGGCGGCCACGACGGCTGACCGGCAGGCCGTCTGCGGCTGCGTAAAATCTCTTGCGCCAAGCATCGGGGCGAAGACAGATTTGATTAATAGCCTCCCTGCAAAATGTGGCGTCGCCCTTCCCTACCGCTACTCCCCATCCATGGACTGCTCCAAGTAAATACAACTCTCCCTCTctaatacttttattttttatttcaattttgtgatttgtatttttatgtcGCTGCAGGATTCAGTGATGGAACTTCTGCAACGGAAACGTTACACCTATATATACGATAAGAATAAGATGCAAATGGGGTTGTAATAATTTGTGGTTGTATCAATCTTAGGACCTCCATCTGGAGTCCGATTAGTATTGTACTAATACTTTGTGAAATAGTAACATTTAATAAAGCGAACTTGTCATTtcttaatcaagcaaaaaagTTTTGGATTCATACCGATATCGAATCCGATTATggtaaaatatactccctccatctacGAAACAAAgggtcattttaatttgttacaaatttgaagaaattctttgttttttttaaagaaaagtaaatgaaaatagttaatggaatgtagaaaaagttagtaataatttttttttgaatatgagcagaaaaaattagtgaaatataccaaaagtaaataaataaaattttaaattgaggatgtctcaaaatggcaaaatagaTTTTCAAATCTTGGACGGATGTAGTATATCACTACTGGAAGGAAGAGAAAGTTTCACTCAATTGCAATTCATAATCGCAATGATCCtgcaacttttctttt harbors:
- the LOC125217714 gene encoding non-specific lipid-transfer protein 1-like — encoded protein: MGGFGEVKVVCLVVIAVVAVAATAPHAEAAISCGQVMSSVSPCLPYLRGSGVVAAPCCDGVRNLNKAAATTADRQAVCGCVKSLAPSIGAKTDLINSLPAKCGVALPYRYSPSMDCSKIQ